Proteins co-encoded in one Streptococcus pyogenes genomic window:
- a CDS encoding CHAP domain-containing protein, whose product MATVSEVISYWRGLADTGQGYDADLAWGWQCADVTNGTTTNFFGVTLWGNAIDLLDSAKAQGLEVIYDAPGINPKAGDLFVMFTYGHPYGHTGIIIADSDGYTIQTIEQNVDGYSDNNGDGINDQFQVGGPARYVTRAFSDGDGYIVGWIRPPYSDTSSEKQSQSQAPSGFRKLKDEVGTFEVMVPALNVRREPSLNGEIVACYQYGMTGTYDSVYVGDGYIWVSYVGASGMRNYMAVGDADGDYNVNPYCKFY is encoded by the coding sequence ATGGCAACAGTTAGCGAAGTAATTAGCTATTGGCGTGGATTAGCTGATACAGGTCAAGGTTATGATGCCGACCTTGCGTGGGGCTGGCAATGTGCTGATGTGACTAATGGGACAACTACTAACTTTTTTGGAGTGACGCTTTGGGGAAATGCGATTGACTTACTAGATAGCGCGAAGGCGCAAGGGTTAGAGGTTATCTATGACGCCCCTGGAATAAATCCCAAAGCTGGTGATTTGTTTGTGATGTTTACTTACGGACATCCTTATGGGCATACAGGAATTATCATTGCTGATAGCGACGGGTACACTATCCAGACGATTGAGCAAAATGTTGATGGCTACTCAGACAATAACGGTGACGGCATTAACGATCAGTTTCAAGTTGGCGGACCAGCTCGCTATGTCACTCGTGCCTTTTCAGACGGCGACGGGTATATCGTGGGTTGGATTAGACCGCCTTATAGCGATACCTCATCTGAAAAGCAATCACAATCACAAGCGCCATCAGGATTCCGGAAATTAAAAGACGAGGTCGGAACATTTGAGGTTATGGTCCCAGCGCTAAACGTTCGCCGTGAACCAAGCTTAAATGGCGAGATTGTAGCTTGTTACCAATACGGCATGACAGGAACTTATGATTCTGTCTATGTTGGCGATGGGTATATTTGGGTGTCTTATGTCGGTGCATCTGGCATGAGAAATTATATGGCTGTTGGAGACGCTGATGGCGATTACAATGTCAATCCATATTGTAAATTTTATTAA
- a CDS encoding phage holin, giving the protein MEELIQVITGSALSILTIFAGIVVKLVKDYLLKKGGEKAVKIAEIVARNAVEAVEQIAYDKDIKGIEKLTEAKIAVRDELSKHNVYLSDKQMEVFIEAAVKRMNDSWKGQ; this is encoded by the coding sequence ATGGAAGAATTAATACAAGTTATCACTGGCTCAGCACTATCAATTTTGACAATCTTTGCAGGTATTGTAGTCAAGTTAGTCAAAGATTATTTGCTTAAAAAGGGCGGAGAAAAAGCGGTCAAAATCGCCGAAATTGTGGCTCGCAATGCCGTGGAAGCAGTTGAGCAGATTGCTTATGACAAAGACATCAAAGGCATTGAAAAACTGACAGAAGCTAAAATTGCGGTTCGTGACGAACTGTCTAAACACAATGTCTATTTGTCAGACAAACAAATGGAAGTCTTTATTGAAGCGGCTGTTAAACGCATGAACGACAGTTGGAAAGGTCAATAA